DNA from Sorex araneus isolate mSorAra2 chromosome 6, mSorAra2.pri, whole genome shotgun sequence:
agccctgagcacagagcctggggtgagccctgagcacagagcctggggtgaccctgagcacagagccgggagtgacccttagcacagagctggggcatgagccctgagcacagagccaggagtcagccctgagcagagccaggagtcagtcctgagcacagagtcaggagtcagccctgagcacagagccaggagtgagccctgagcacagagccaggagtgagccctgagcacagagccaggagtgaccctgagcacagagcctggggtgagccctgagcacagagccaggagtgagccctgagcacagagccaggagtgaccctgagcacagagcctggggtgagccctgagcacagagccaggagtgaccctgagcacagagcctggggtgagccctgagcacagagccagaagtgaccctgagcacagagctggggcatgagccctgagcacagagccaggagtcagccctgagcccagagccaggagtcagtcctgagcacagagtcaggagtcagccctgagcacagagccaggagtgaccctgagcactgccacatgtacCTTCTCCTTCTCAAAACACAAAATTCAACTCCTAGGCTGGGAGATACCCCAAGGGTTCAAGcacgtgcaggaggcctgggttgggTCCCAGCACTGcgttgtctcctgagcacagtgggaaccgccctcccccgcccctccccgacAGTGAGCCCGGAGGAGCTCCAAGAGCCACCAGCTGTGTCCCCTCAAGACACCCCCTCCCGCTTATGAAAAGTAGCAACTCCGGCCCCACACCAGGCGCCCCGGGGGTGCTCTAAGGCTCCTAAGGCCAGGGCAGTGGCCAGCACGTTCTGTCCCGACGGCCGGCGGTGGGTCTCGAGTCCACTGAGAGTTGCTCGGGGCGGGATGAGACCAAGCAGGACCTGCAGGTTCTACAAGTGGGTTCGGCACCAACTCACTAAGCAGTTTGAGAACCAATGTAATTTTGGAGTCATGGTTCTAAAAAATCAGGAGGGTTGTGGgctacacacacacgcgcgcgcacacacacacacacacacacacacacacacacgccctggTGAGACAGGAGATGGgctacacacacgcacacgcgcacacacacacgcacacacacacacacacgccctggTGAGACAGGAGAATTCAGACAGAAGTGCAACAGCTGTTGTCCATTGGTCCCCAGGCAAGGGGCCCCTCTCCCGCCCGCCCGGCTTCCTGGGCAGGCAGAGAAGTGCTCCggagcccgccccggcccccggcgaGCACTGTGACCCCCAGACAAGGCCACGGGGATTGGGGACACGCAGAACAGCTTCCGGGGACTTCTTCCCTCCGCAGGCCCTGCGGGCTTGCAGACACTGCTGCTTCCCCACACAGCGCAGACTTGGCGCAGCGGCTGGCAAGGACACGCAGCGCCGCTGCCCAGCCCCCGCGGTCAGCTGCCGCCGCTGGCCTCAGCAGGGCCGCCCGCCacgcccccagccctggctcccaGGCGGCCTGGGCTCTCGGCACCACAGCCACAGCCTCTTTGCCGAGGAATCCCCGAGCAGGAAGAAGGAGCAGAAGGACtcgattccccccccccctccgggGTCCCGGGAGTGTCCCTGCGAGGCCGGTGGCCGGGAGTGTGGCTGTGGCGGCAGGACACACCCGGGCTGCTGGAAAGCCGGGACCGGCGGGGAGGAGGGATCCTCCCATTGTGTCCTCAGCTCAACTCCCAAGCTCCCCTGCCGCCGGGTGAGTCACCGGCCGTGGCCGAGTCGCGGGGGAAACCGGGGCAGCAACGTGACCGGATGCTGCGCTGGCAGCCGGAGCCGGGGCGGGCCCAGGGCTCGGAGCGGCAGAGCACCCCGGCCTCCGAGGGTTCAGAGAAACCCAGCATCTGCGCCCTCGGGGATCGTGATCGCTTTGTCTCCGTCTCCAAACCCTGTCGCAGCTTCCTGCCGAGACTCAGCCTGTACGACTTTCACTGCCACCTCCTCCCGCACCGCTCCAGCCACCCGGACTCCTCGCGGGCCCGTCCACGGCTCCCTTTGAAAGaggaagtgggggggagagaaggacGGCGTTTCCCACCGCGGCCGAGCCTTCCGCCGCCCCCGAGAGAGCTCGCCCGGCCCGAGTGAATCAGCCGAACTAACTGCTGGGGAAAGAAACCTGAACCCGGCAGCCGGCTGCggagagcccccagccccctcccgttAGTCCTGAGCTcggccctccccctcccggggCGCCCGCTGGCTTATTCACCTGGAACTCCCGCAGACCCTGTCCCTGTGCCCCGCTGAGCCCTCGCCTGCTCTCGGGTTTGGAAGATGCCGACCAGCTTTTCCTTAGAGACGCCCTTGAGCTCCGTGGCCCCATTCTCTGCCGCCTCTCCGGAGGCTCCAGAAACTCCTAGTCTTCCTTCCTGACTGATGTTCCCCCTCTCCTCTGCGTGTGCATGGCTGTGTGCATGGGGGTGTgcatggctgtgtgcatggctgtgtgcatggctgtgtgcatggctgtgtgcatgggggtgtgcatggctgtgtgcatgggggtgtgcatggctgtgtgtgtgtggggggtgctctCCACTGAAGCTCTGTCTCCTTCGTGTAAGCACTGCAGCTCACCTCTTCACCTCTCGCCTGGACACCTTCCCAAGTGCCCCCTTGCCCATCGTTCCTATGGACAATCCACCCTGGTCCTGCTCTCCTCTCTCCGTTGCGGCTCTGATTTGCCCCcaaaaccccctcccccccggcagGGCAGCCCGCAGGGAGGGAATGGGAGAAGCCTTGTGGCCTTCCGGCAGATGATGTCTCTGGGATGTCTCTGGGCGGGTCTTTCCTCCTTCTCCAAAGCCCCCTGCTGCTGAGCACGGGCCTTtgccagcccctccctgctggaccACACCTGCCTCCTGGGATCACTTTCTAAATAATCCCCCCCTGGACCACACCTGCCTCATGGGATCACTTTCCAAAtaatccccccacccaccccccatgtCCCCCTAAGCCCTTGTCCCCGGGGCGCTGTCCCCAGGAGTCCCAGAGGTGTCCGACAGCAGACGTACCAGGAAGCAGGTTCTCACGGTGAGGCCCTGCAGCTGCTCGGTGTCCGCTGGCGATGGCGGGGTCCGATAACTAGAGTGTCGAGGGGTCAGAGCAGCCAGTGGGCTGTGCTGCCCAGCCCCGGAGACGCTGACCCGTGAGGACGTGTGGACACACAGGGAGAGGAGGGGCGTGTCTCGGATGTCGGGGAATTAGAACTGTGGGATTGGGGCCTGGGTCACTGCTCGGTGCTCCAGAAGGAAAGTTTCCCATAAAAGGGagcctggggggccggagcgatagcacagcggggagggcgtctgccttgcactcggccaacccaggttcaattcccagcatcccgtatggtcccccgagcaccgccaggagtaattcctgagtgcagagccaggggtaacccctgcgcatcgccgagtgtgacccaaaaagaaaaaaaggcaaaaaaatggaGCCTGGACGACACGTACCAGGTGTGGAAGAATCGTGTGGTGATGATGCGGGCATAAAGCTGGGGACAGTCATAAGCCtgtgggagggggaggtgctggggtcaAGCTCTTGGACACTGGCCGGGGCCCTTTGCTGGCCAGTGAGCGGCTCGGAGAGTCTGACCTCGGGGACAGGGATCTGCGCCCCCCGACTGCTGTGTCCTTCCTGGGCTCAGCCCCGAGAGGGCGCAGGCTTGGGAGGGGGCCTGACCCCGGAGCCTGTCCTGAGGAGCCCCTCGAGTCGTTCCCTGAGGACCCAGCGCCTCCGTctgcccaggcctggcccagTTCCTCTCAGAGTCTCCTTCTCTGTTTCGTGGAGTTGGCTCTGACCCTCCACCGCAGTGGGGGGCCCGGGACCCCACCCGCTGCCCCTGCTGTCGCGGTGTGTCAGTAAAGCCCTCCCCCCGCTCAGGGTCTCCCCTTCGTCCCACCCTTACTCTCCGTCCGCCTCTCAAACAGGGTCCAAGCCGAGCCACAGACTGTCCCAGACCCTCCGGCCAGCGGCAGCCCCTGTGCTGAGCCTCGCTGACCCTCGGCCCTCACCAGGCCGGGTGCAGACACGGGTGTGCGCGGACAGCCGTCCGGGGAGCTGTCCCCCAGCTCAGCTGGGCCTCAGCTCTCTGCTCCACACGAAGTCTAACCGTGGCGTCGCTAAACATCTTCTAGCCAGACAAGTGGGGTTGGATTTGTCTTTTCATTCATTGAGCCATCGTGAGACGCACAGGGACAACGCTGTTCTTGGTTGGGTTTCAGGTGTGCGctgctccaacacccgtcccttcaccagtgcccgttgcccacctccagtgtccccagcGTCCCCCCAGACACCAcagccccaaccccagcctgcctctatgacagccactttctctctgcctgtctgtctctctgtcgttctgtctgtctgtctgctgtctgtctgtctgtctgtctctctctctctctctgtctccctccctccccctccccacttgggggcatcctggtttgcaacgcaggtactaagaggtcatggtgtttgttccaAGAGCGCAGTCTTCAGTCGCAGGCGGTTCAAACCTTGCACTGCTGGGAACTCTTCGGTGGCAAGGCCGAGAGAGGAGCCGCGAGTGACCCGGGAAGCCACAACCTGCAGCAGCAACCACTGCCCAGGCGTGCAGGTGTGCCACTGTCCAGGAAGCGAGTTTTTTTAGGCCCACTGGAATTTCTGAATCCCCCAAATGTCCCAACTACCGTCTCTCCCGTGCCCCAGTGGGGAGCTTCCTCAGCCCGGGAAATGGCGCTAACTCAATGCCTCGGAAAGTCTACATGACCTGTGTTGTGTGTCTcctcccatggtgctcagggcgtgctcctggctctgcactctgaatgctcctggcagtggtgctgggaatcgaacccgggttggccacgtgcagggcaagtgcctacacactgcgctatctctctgaccctcttcgCGATGGAGCGGCGTATTCAGCGTCTCAGCAACGCCCTCCCAGAGTGGCCCCCGCTGTGAACGGCACCCACTGAGCTTCCGTAAGAATTGatcggaggggctggagcaatagcacagcgggtagggcgtttgccttgcacgcggccgaccggggttcaattcccagcatcccatatggtcccctgagcaccgccaggggtgactcctgaatgcagagccaggagtaacccctgtgcatcgccgggtgtgacccaaaaagcaaaaaaaaataaataaaaagtatattaaaaaaaaaaaagaattgattggGGAGCTGGGCAGCGCAGGGGCTCGGGTGCCAGGAGCTGGCCCTGCCTTGATGCCTGGGAGGGCAAATGGTCCCCgcacaccaccaggggtcactccagagcagcaggccaggaatagttcctgagaactgccaggtgtgggcccacaGCAAATCACAGACCGAAttagatagctcaaagggtgggCTCCTGTGATTGGCTCTCAGGGGGCTCAGGATCGATCCTGGCACCGCGTGGTACCTGAGCCACgggccacgagtaacccctgccgcaatgtctcccccctcccctccaaagaaCTAACCCACGGAGAGGGGTGAGGACAATCATACCGCGTATGTGAGGCACGGGAGTCAGTCCCTAGTGCCGCcaacaaataaaagttttaagcAATAAATCATTACACTGTAGATCGGAGGGAAACGTGCTTCTAGCAAATCCATAAATATGAAGATTTTCTCGTCTGATCCGAGAGGAAACATAAAGTCAGATGCCAAGACTGAGATACGGATTTCTCAGGCGCTCACTACGTGCTTAAACAGACCTTCCCGCGGGCCCGAACAAACACGGCCTCGTCCCCCCCACGAACGCCAGAACTTGAGTGAACAACTCAGTCCCACGTCTTCACAAACGCTCAAGGAGGGTTCCGAGCCTGTGGGTGAGAGTGACATGTGTCCCACGATGCCCGCTCCTGCTTCTCTCCCCGAGGTCACAGTTCAGCTCCCCACACAGGAGAATCCCGCTGGGAGCCGTCTGCAGCAGAGGCCCCGGGGTGCGGACGGAAGGCGTGAGGAAGAGAGTTCGACCCCCAGCGCCACCACGGGTGGCCATCCTGGCGATGCTGCAGAATCAAAGGTCCGAGCACCACAGCCACGTGCGACCCCAGACACACCGCAGCAGTGACACGGGGCTTCCGGCGGAAACCGTGGGCCACCCGAATACTCAGGACTCAATCCCAAGCTTTCGAACGCCAAGCCGCTGTGAGCCCACGGTGGGGGCCGAGAAAGAGAAGCCAGGAGTGGGTTCCCATGGCAACAAGCAGCGCGAGCATCCCTTGGGTCTGGGCAGACGTGCTGTCCGAGTCCCAAGTTGACAGAACCAGCAACATCCTGACACTTCACTGAGAAGCCCAAGAAGCGTCTGGTCGTCCCGTCGCCAAGGGCAGTTCCCACAGTGCTCTTGGGGATTGCGCAGTGAGGGACCACCAGGACCCCACGTGCTGTCCTGTCCCCGTCCCCGTCAGGTCACTGTAAATGATGCTGCTTCACGTTCCCTTTTCATTCAAgacagggtttggggtttttgaACCATCCCCAGCGggcctggggcttactcctgtctctgtgctcagggcccacaactggcagtacccaggggaccacatggggtgccgggaactgaacccggtTCCACCCCACGCAAGGCCACTGAGCTAAGCCACtgtcctatccctctggcctccTGAACAGGTTTTTGTGACGGTGCCCACTCTGCCCTGCACGCGGAACCCCAGGGACAAGCCCCCCCGTGGAACACAGTCCCCCCTTCAGGAGAGGGCACTGACTAGCCTCATTCGCTCATTCCCTGGCAGAGGTGTGTACTGTTGCCTCCTTCGCCCCTGTCCCTTGAGAAGCAAGTCCTGCCACCTGGAAACCACTGTCCATTTGGACTTAGTGACCCCCTCACTGCATTGCCCAGTCTTTGTCGCACGTAACAAACTTAGGTTTGCTGTTCTGAGATAAATGCTCTCAACAGAAATGTGCAACTGTGGCCTCCGCGTCTCTGTGGAGACAGACCTGAGGGCCCTGAGGGACTGTTTCGCGATGTGGAGGTGGGGTCACGAGGCCGGGCGTGCATCTGGACTGTTCTGTGGCCGCGGGACTTAGCCAGGAAGGCTCTCTGCCCTTCTGCGgactctccctgcctctccagccctggtgtGGGAACGTCTCACGCTTCCTTTCCTCGGCGCGGCTCTTCCATCTCACTCTTCGAGCAAGACCAGGACTGCCTTGCAGGCTGGGCCTCCACCCTGCTGAGCTGCGGGAGGACCTGGGCCCGCTGGCCCCCACGGGCGCAGGGACGCTGCCTTCAAAGCACCAGAGTCCCAGAGCGAGTCGAGTGTCCATTCAGGGCGTGAGTGACTGTCGTCCGCCTGCAGACTGTCATGAAAAATTTTGAGGAACTAGATTGAGGTTCCTGATGTCTCAGATTCAGTcagttgtttggggttttgttggtttgtttggggccctggggggagccacacccggtggtgctcagggcttgctcctggctctgtgctcgcagATCAGTCCCGGCGATGCTGAGGGAGCCGTACtcggggccagggattgaaccccgacCAGCTGTGCGCGAGCAAGGCCGGAGCTGAGCCCCCGTGCTATCTCCCTGCCCAGCTGTCCTGAGCTTTTATCTCCAtttccttcctgcttcccttGGACTTGACAGGGGGTCACTCGGGGGCTGGACATCCCGCACCAGGACAGCATTCTACTGTCATTCAGAACGTAAGCCATCAGATAGTAGTTCATCGTTCCACTAACCATTGAGGGTCAATCAACCTGGGGGATCATTTATTTCTGATATTCTCGGGTCCAGAATTCAGTTTTCTATTACTGCCTAGTCATCAATGTTATTTATTGTTAGTCTCTTCGTTGATTTgtctggtttggggttttgtttctttgtttggggtgaAAGGCTCACACCTCAGGGAAGGCCTGAGTCCATTCagcctctgagtgcagaaccaggagtagcccctgaggcaccaggtgtggcccccaagcaacaacaataacaataacaggtctttagtctttgtttttcttttggggtcacacctggcgatgctcagggcttactcctggctctgcactcaggaattactcctggcggtgctcaggggaccatatgagatgctgggaatcgaacccaggtcagctgtgcaaacaccctacctgctgtgctagtgttCTGGCCCCAGGTCTTCAGTCtgaaagactttttaaaactatttcttaCTGCGaccacttttcttgcatgcagttgacgtcaagccccaccaggagcgatccctgagcacaactggctgtggccccccccgccccaaaggcAGTTGTATCATCCCAGGAACACACCCAGTGTCTTTGTTTTTGCAGCCCATTTTGACATGGTCAGTGAATCACCACAAGTCACTCGGTGCATCAATTGTCACATTAGTACAATGGGGATAATAATACCTAAGTTCCAGGGATGCTGAAAAGATTAATTGAATCAACACAAACAAAATACCTGGAACAGTGCCAGCTGCAAAGCAGTAACTGCAAGTGTTGTTTCGTTGTTCTAGCCATGCAGGGGAggtgctttttgttgttttgttttgtgcctcCCAgaccagacccagtggtgctcctggctctgtgctcaggagtcactcctggtgctgctggagGACTCTGTGGCATGCCAGCCTCGGACCctggtcggccacacgcaaggctcGGGCTGGAGAGGTGCTCCTGAGGCAGagggcagtgctcatggaacttGGCCTCTCGGCCTCAGAGTTTCCTGTGTCTGACAGCAGAAACCAAAGGCGCATTTGACAGGCATGGAAACAGCAGGCGGGGACGGGTCTGCACGACACAGGTGACAGCTAAGGTCAGAGGAGGTGCGGTCTGTCCCGCGGGCGGATGCTTTGGTGGCCTGCGCCTTAGTCGTAGTTTTCTGAGGGGACTGTGGATACGCACAGGTGAGAAACAGAAACTGCGCCTGGTGTCACATGGACAGAGAGGGCTGGGGAAAAGCCCTCAGAGGCGCTGAGTGGTGTTGTTGCAGTTTGAGGGACACCCCGgggcactcgggggtcactcctggcaggtctcaggggccAGGTGAGGTGCgggtcccagggctggagtgacagggctggagtgatagcacatttgcctcgcacacggccaacccgggcccggtccccaagcactgccaggagtgattcctgagtgcagagccaggagtgaccctctccGCCATGTGCGTGGCCAGCACCGCGCCCACCTCCTACCTCTCGGGCCCAAGAGGTGTTCTTGGAAAGTCTGTTGCCATGGCAAGAGTCAGGGGCCGAGGTGGGCTGCACTGCGCAGTGTCCGCTGACCATCGTAATGCGTCTGCTCAGCACCAAGGCGCGGAGGGCTCTGTCCCGGCCAGTGGGAGCCCGGGGAGGACAGGTGGCCGCtccctggggctctgctggggcccCGCTGGCCCAGCCAGGAGAGGAAGGGGCAGGAAGTTGTGAGAATCGTCCTGGTCATCCCGCTGCACGGTGGCGCCCTGCCCGGGGCTTGGCCGGTCCCTCTTTCTGGATCTGTGTGTGCAAGAGTGTGTGTGCACCACCCGTGGGCACTGGGCGGCTCTGGCTCTCGGTTTCCTCCTGCGGACCCTGAGGGTCAGAAACTCAGCCGCGCGGCCACATTGGGCCTGCCCAGCACCTCGCTTCGATAATGGAATAATCTAGAAATCATCCAAATGCCATGTTACagcagtctttttcttttttcttttttctgttgactttttgggtcacagccagtgctcgggggaccatacaggatgcggggggttgaacccgggccagccgaatgcaaggcagacaccctccccactgtgctatcactccggccccaagagcaGCCATTTTTAGTAGGTAGATGGAGTTTATTTCCTCCTCTGAAGCTTTAAAtccatgttttgttgttgttttgtttgggggccacccctggtgatgctcaggaactactcctggccctgcacacaggaatcactcctggcggtgctcacggaaCCAAATGGAAGGCCAAGGACTGTACctgggtgagccgtgtgcaaggcaggtgccctctgactcctgactctgcactcagggatcatccccgACAAGGCTCAGGAACCCAcaggggtaccggggatcaaatccaggtcagggtGCCTGCCGGGCAAGTGAGCTACCCAcggttctatctctctggcccaccataCTTTGTTTGAAACAAAACGGGATCaaataaatattgaatcactgtcactgtcactgtcatcccgttgctcactgatttgttcaagcaggcaccagtaacatctccatcatgagacttgttgttactgtttttggcatatcgaatacaccacgggtaacttgccaggctctgccgtgcgggtgggatactcttggtagcttgccgggctctccgagagaggcagagaaatcgaacccgggtctgctgcatgcaaggcaaacaccctaccgctgtgctatcgctctagcccaaataTTGAATCAGAAgtataatttgtttttctaaactAAGAGTCTAGGACAGCATATGATAAGCTTTATGTAAATGAACatactttttctatttattttgttaagaTTTCCTGTTTGTGTTGAGttctgggcttgctcctgtctctgtattcTTGGCAGTGCCGGGATCAAAGCCGACGGCCAGGCAAGTGTCTAGTgtgctgcgctatctctccagcccgttatGACACTCATGTTGTCTCCCATCTCTCCTCACGCCCCCAGTCTCCTCCCTACCAACATCGTTTGAGTCTGAGTGACTGTGCAGGTGCGgcgtgagggagagagggacaagtTTCCTTCTTCCTCACCTCTGCTCAACACGCCCAGCAGGGAATGCCTGGCGTGGGTCAGGACGAGCACGCTGTCCAGCGAGGGTGCACGTCCacttgctctgcactctgggggcagccttggggagccctgggacccggctggagtgaggaactgctctttgcaggaacgGAAAATCCGTCCTCGCCTCAGGACGGGATGGCTCATCTTTCTCTCAGAAAACAACTCAGGGGGAGACGAAATTGTGACATGACAtcgtttttattgaataaaacttgcttagaaagatatgaggagCAAAAAAATACGTGTTCCaaagagagaacacagcttcTCCCACGTGGAAAGCGCACGCAGACGCAGACAGGCAGGTGAGATGTGTTTGAGGGAAAGTCAGCCTGGCTTTGGCGAGGCGCTTTTACACAAttcttccaattttatttttctggagttTCGTGTACATAAAAATGTATTGGTGGGGGCCGGTGCAATAGTTCAGCGGACAAGGTGTTTCCTTGCAAGGACTGACCCcgattcgattcccggcaccccatatggtttcccaggagtgattcctgagtgccaagccagtagtaacccctgagcactgccaggtatgacctaacaGCAAACAAAAAGAGTATTATTTgtgcttgctcttcaagcccgtgttctcccttggaCACGTCACTCACTTAGCAAGTGTTCCTTCCTCTCTTGGCGTGCGTGTTCCGCTCTGGAGAAGCCGGGTTCTCTCTGGAACAtgcatttcctctttctctcccctcagatatttctaagtaaatttcattgaataaaaatgatcttggcccttgtctctatggtcaggggccaggaagattgctccacggttggccgcctgcctcatgagctgggggagaaggcagccggagagagaagggatcactgagtcagtgatggttggagggaccgctcgggatgggggatgtgtgctgagagtagataaaggaccaaacgtgatggcctctcagtatctgtattgcaaaccatcatgcgcCCAAATAGagggagaataagaaggaaattgtctgccatagaggcaggcagaggagtgggatgggggaggggacactggggacattggtggtggagagtgtgcactggtggagggatgggtgttcattgtatgactgaaactcaaacatgaaagtttcgtaactgtatctcacggtaactcaattttttaaaaaaaatggtaaaattaa
Protein-coding regions in this window:
- the LOC129405594 gene encoding uncharacterized protein LOC129405594 codes for the protein MGPKTPSLYDSENHGNGANSGQPPSLSLWEENKPHLLKPPSAMFWYCSKSRLALRACRHCCFPTQRRLGAAAGKDTQRRCPAPAVSCRRWPQQGRPPRPQPWLPGGLGSRHHSHSLFAEESPSRKKEQKDSIPPPPPGSRECPCEAGGRECGCGGRTHPGCWKAGTGGEEGSSHCVLSSTPKLPCRRVLRGHGVCSKSAVFSRRRFKPCTAGNSSVARPREEPRVTREATTCSSNHCPGVQIGGKRASSKSINMKIFSSDPRGNIKSDAKTEIRISQALTTCLNRPSRGPEQTRPRPPHERQNLSEQLSPTSSQTLKEGSEPVGESDMCPTMPAPASLPEVTVQLPTQENPAGSRLQQRPRGADGRREEESSTPSATTGGHPGDAAESKVRAPQPRATPDTPQQ